In Chitinibacter sp. FCG-7, the genomic stretch TAATCCAGATCGGAGCGGTGGCTTTGGCCTGCATCTGGGCCAGATAAGACACCGGAATCTCGCAAGCAAATGCTTCAATCACCACATCGGCGGCCTGAACAAGAGGAGGGAAATCGGCATCCCAGCGCAGCACTAGGACGCCTTCCAGCTGCTGGCGCGCTTGAGTCGGATCGATTTCGGGGCGGATTTGCGCAAAACTAGCCAGATCATCGACCCAGAGTGTGACAGCAAGGCCAAATTCCTGATGCAATTGCCGGGCAAGTCGCCAGCACACGCCAATATCGCCAAAATTGTCGACCACACGACAAAAAATCGCCCACTCAACTGCTTTTGTCATCACCATGACCTACTTGACCCACCCAAAGCGGCAGTTTACCAGCAGGCGATGGATGGTGGCCTAGGGTCTGTTGACATTTGGTTTGCCGCCGCGCTGGCGCGAGTTTTTCGATGAGGTAAGACGTAGATCGCGCCACATAGTCATTCTATGTCAGCGGTCTACAAACCAAACGTCAACAGACCCTAGCGCCGCTGCACTGCATAGCGCTCGCGATCAGGAATATGGATGAGCGATGGGTAGAGACGCTGGATTTTGATGACATACTGGCGGGTTTCTTTATAGGGCGGAATACCGCGATAGCGATCCACTGCGCCCTCGCCGGCGTTGTACGCCGCTGAGACCAGATCAATCCGCCCCTGATAGCGATCGAGCAACAATCGCAAGTAGCGCACCCCGCCTTTGACGTTTTGGCTGACATTGAAAACATCCTGCACATTAAATCGTGCTGCCGTGCCCGGAATCAGCTGCATCACACCCATTGCCGATTTGGGTGATACCGCATAGGTTTGCAAGCGCGATTCCACCAGAGCAATACTGAGCGCAAAATCCGGGTCTACCCCGTGCCAGCGGGCAATCTGGGCAATAATACGCGCGGTTTTCTTTTGCTCGTGACTTAAGGTAATCCGCTGAACGGCACCGTGGGGCAAGGGAGATTTTTCCGGTTTAACATCGGCCAGCAGACAAGCGGGAAGCTGGTGATTTTTCAGCAGAATGGTGTCGAGCATATCCTGCGCCTGTCTATGGCCTTGCTCGGCGGCAATCGAAAACAGGCTGGCGGCAGCCTGGCGGTTTTCCGGCACGCCCAAACCAAAGGCGTACAACACGCCCAGCCGATACTGCGCCTCGGTATTACCATGGCGCGCGGCGACACAATAATGCACCGCCGCTTGCCACGGATCGCGCGATTCCAGATCAGGCCGGGGCAGAAACTCGACAATACCCGCCCTTGCAGTCACGCTCAGGACGGCCATACCCAGCAGGAATAATAAAGAGCGAAGAATCAATGACATAATTGGCAACTACGTCAAGCAGATTCTTCAGATTATGCCAATCGAGCAACGATGTCAGCCCGGCAAGACCAATGGTCTTCTCCGATTTAAAGCACCGGGGCGACATCACCGCTCTGTAAAGCCACCGCTTGCGACGCCGTGCTGGAGCGGATCGCAATTTGTTCCCTGCCAATCGGGAAATAGCTGATTTCTTCGGCCTTCATCCGTTTGGGCTCGTACAGATTGCGCCCGTCAAAAATCGTCGCCGAACGCAGCGATTTCTTAATGCTGGCAAAATCCGGGCTGCGAAATGCTTTCCACTCGGTCACAATCACCAGTGCATCGGCATTGTGTAATGCATCCATATACATAGGTGCAAAACCGACTCCCTCGAATCCGGCAAACAGTTGCTGGGCCTTGGTGTTGGCCACCGGATCATGCGCGCAGACTGTAGCGCCCCGCGTCAGCAAGCCCTGAATCAGCGTCAGGCTGGGCGCTTCGCGCAAATCGTCTGTATCGGGCTTGAAAGCCAAACCCCAGACGGCAAAATGCAGGCCACGCAAATCCGGGCCAAAATGCGCCAGAATTTTATTGAGCAGCACATGCTTTTGCTGATTGTTCACCTCATGCACGGCCTGCAGGATTTTGAGTGGCTCGCCGCATTGCTGCGCAGTTTGCTGCAGTGCCAGCACGTCTTTTGGAAAGCAGGAACCACCATAACCCACGCCGGGATAAAGGAAATGATAGCCAATACGCGGATCAGAGCCGATGCCCTTGCGCACCAGCTCGATGTCCGCCCCCAGCACTTCAGAGAGATTGGCCAGCTCGTTCATAAAGGAAATCCGCGTCGCCAGCATGGCATTGGCCGCATATTTGGTTAGCTCGGCCGAACGCAAATCCATGCATAAAATACGATCATGATTGCGCACCAGTGGCGCATAAATGGCCTGCATCAAATCTTTCGCCGTTTCGTCCTCGGTGCCGATCACAATCCGGTCCGGACGCATAAAGTCATCCACCGCTGCGCCCTCTTTTAAAAACTCGGGGTTGGAGACCACGCTAAAACTGCTGCGCTGGCCACGCTGATCGAGCTGCGCCTGCACCGCGCGCCGCACCAGATCGGCAGTGCCGACAGGAACGGTCGATTTGTTCACAATCACTTTGTATTCGTTCAGGTGGTGACCAATATTGGCCGCTGCCGCCAGCACATATTGCAAATCGGCCGATCCGTCTTCGCCGGGCGGCGTACCAACGGCAATAAACTGGATCGTGCCATGCGCCACCGATTGCGCCACATCGCTGGTAAAGCGCAAGCGATTGGCCTGCACATTGCGCCGGATCAGCTCGTCCAACCCCGGCTCATAGATGTGCACAATGCCTTCTTGCAGCTGCTGAGTTTTCTGAATATCCAGATCCAGACACAGCACATCATTGCCATATTCCGCCAGACAGGCACCTGTGACCAAACCGACATAACCCGAACCAATCACCGTAATCCGCATTTGAGCTACTCCACTGTAGGCTGATGCGTTTTTACCGGACTTGAATGACGGTTCTGCGACAAAATCGGGAAATCTCGATGACAAGCGCCCAGAGTCAGGCAGCGGTTGGCCTTCACGCCTACCCTTTCATCCAATTGACAACATAGGCATGACAAGTGAAGCTAGATTAAATTTGCTGGAAGGCAATCAACAGATGTGAGTTCATTCACTGGCAG encodes the following:
- a CDS encoding transglycosylase SLT domain-containing protein, with translation MSLILRSLLFLLGMAVLSVTARAGIVEFLPRPDLESRDPWQAAVHYCVAARHGNTEAQYRLGVLYAFGLGVPENRQAAASLFSIAAEQGHRQAQDMLDTILLKNHQLPACLLADVKPEKSPLPHGAVQRITLSHEQKKTARIIAQIARWHGVDPDFALSIALVESRLQTYAVSPKSAMGVMQLIPGTAARFNVQDVFNVSQNVKGGVRYLRLLLDRYQGRIDLVSAAYNAGEGAVDRYRGIPPYKETRQYVIKIQRLYPSLIHIPDRERYAVQRR
- a CDS encoding UDP-glucose dehydrogenase family protein → MRITVIGSGYVGLVTGACLAEYGNDVLCLDLDIQKTQQLQEGIVHIYEPGLDELIRRNVQANRLRFTSDVAQSVAHGTIQFIAVGTPPGEDGSADLQYVLAAAANIGHHLNEYKVIVNKSTVPVGTADLVRRAVQAQLDQRGQRSSFSVVSNPEFLKEGAAVDDFMRPDRIVIGTEDETAKDLMQAIYAPLVRNHDRILCMDLRSAELTKYAANAMLATRISFMNELANLSEVLGADIELVRKGIGSDPRIGYHFLYPGVGYGGSCFPKDVLALQQTAQQCGEPLKILQAVHEVNNQQKHVLLNKILAHFGPDLRGLHFAVWGLAFKPDTDDLREAPSLTLIQGLLTRGATVCAHDPVANTKAQQLFAGFEGVGFAPMYMDALHNADALVIVTEWKAFRSPDFASIKKSLRSATIFDGRNLYEPKRMKAEEISYFPIGREQIAIRSSTASQAVALQSGDVAPVL